A genomic stretch from Lathyrus oleraceus cultivar Zhongwan6 chromosome 2, CAAS_Psat_ZW6_1.0, whole genome shotgun sequence includes:
- the LOC127118591 gene encoding uncharacterized protein LOC127118591 isoform X2 codes for MSNQHQTIMILHDDNEENQDQVDDFPLKRNTVKDVVVASSSSSSSSSCSSVTVSNGGGAHSNGGSTAVKDIDGSSLQKEEEVEEKGNVGDYNNDFDDDDEEEDCVAVAEFVGEEPTNGEAITDDTFSADNIVQNSNSVYFDKEQGVWKCHHCTWSTDRFDSRKGYYYPHLLLNVKILIQHGPCFVWETKGDEVSGLNRDENGDTKNHEESKFYVQVENSAIQSSLRSELNKFPNGSELSALCNSSDEQATPAVNFHEETEKESNSKNEIDQQEKEFDVELVIAKQETHDLFCPNCKSCITKRVILKKRKRNIHVLDNKGKRDRLESIVENNVVSSSTAREVDQGVTSEITNLDPPPAASAAADRDHDDDDHPEKEVEGFRCLSCFSIFIPSGKGFNLFRNFGGSGKHETLQNPASSLQNSSNIQVSNPNWFISLFTYKRKTSTEQGDTSHEPSRTGPAEQNQSTVTSTILSSSEISHPEGPLAVAAPINAKPVSGVIHGHETMNSTISSNGEQSVVQDFIDFSEKEQSLTRKPRTDDRERKQSSVDTTKTNTVEVTSSMNYSNGTVSEYKSVNSVTTTSTETIVSSRETTKGTVLNHYQEKPKFPVPTSVTVGSLVIEDTPKDVNKMPETVKNIDSSLWQSGAQPPVQSFDSTSSAIDALFPLKTDISLLNKVRQDIDNFRKENQGDVIVDVDGGEANEITTLQTEDNVPVDGAIATEPQTQVGIREQRRDEIVEPKKWEIVKSIVYGGLVESITSLGIVSSAVSSGVTPLNIIALGFANLIGGLFILAHNLKDLKDSHARGEQVQSNARDRYQELLGQRSNFVFHAVIAVFSFLIFGSVPLIIYGVLINKSYYDEVKLAIVAASSVACIILLTIGKVYTQRPPKSYFKTVLYYVSMALAASGLSFIAGKLIKDVIDKFSKSESGFAIAMPISDTKTAWMSY; via the exons ATGTCAAACCAACATCAAACCATCATGATTTTGCATGATGACAATGAAGAAAACCAAGATCAAGTAGATGATTTTCCTTTGAAAAGAAACACTGTGAAAGATGTGGTTGTAGCAtcctcttcctcttcttcttcgtcttcCTGTTCTTCTGTTACTGTTAGCAATGGTGGTGGTGCTCATAGCAATGGAGGTTCTACAGCTGTGAAAGACATAGATGGATCTTCTTTGCAGAAAGAGGAAGAAGTTGAAGAGAAAGGAAATGTTGGTGATTATAACAAcgattttgatgatgatgatgaagaagaagattgtGTAGCTGTGGCTGAGTTTGTTGGAGAAGAACCAACAAATGGAGAAGCCATAACTGATGATACTTTTAGTGCTGATAATATAGTGCAGAATAGTAACAGTGTTTACTTTGACAAAGAGCAAG GAGTGTGGAAATGTCACCATTGCACATGGTCGACGGACCGATTCGACAGTCGTAAGGGATACTACTACCCTCACCTGCTGCTGAATGTCAAAATTTTGATTCAACATGGACCTTGTTTTGTTTGGGAAACTAAAG GTGATGAAGTGAGTGGACTTAATAGAGATGAAAATGGCGATACTAAAAATCACGAGGAGAGTAAGTTTTATGTACAAGTGGAAAATTCAGCCATTCAAAGTAGTTTACGCAGCGAACTCAACAAATTTCCTAATGGTTCAGAATTATCCGCTTTATGTAACTCATCTGACGAACAAGCTACACCTGCTGTGAATTTTCATGAAGAAACCGAAAAGGAAAGTAACTCGAAAAATGAGATTGATCAGCAAGAGAAAGAGTTTGATGTTGAGCTAGTAATTGCAAAACAAGAGACACATGATTTGTTTTGTCCTAATTGCAAATCTTGCATTACCAAAAGGGTTATCCtcaagaaaagaaaaaggaaCATTCATGTATTAGACAACAAAGGAAAACGCGATAGGTTAGAATCGATAGTTGAAAATAACGTGGTTAGTAGTAGTACTGCACGTGAAGTTGACCAAGGCGTAACATCTGAAATTACAAACCTGGATCCACCTCCTGCTGCTTCTGCTGCTGCTGATCGTGATCACGACGATGACGATCATCCCGAGAAAGAAGTAGAAGGATTCAGATGTTTGTCGTGCTTCAGCATCTTCATTCCTAGTG GAAAAGGTTTCAATCTGTTCCGTAATTTTGGTGGTTCCGGCAAGCATGAAACTTTGCAAAATCCTGCAAGCAGTTTGCAAAATTCTTCTAATATACAAGTCTCCAATCCAAATTGGTTCATCTCGTTATTTACTTATAAGAGGAAAACATCTACCGAACAAG GTGACACTTCGCACGAGCCTTCTAGAACTGGTCCTGCGGAGCAGAATCAGTCAACAGTAACTTCGACTATACTATCCTCCTCTGAAATTAGTCATCCAGAAGGTCCACTTGCTGTTGCAGCTCCGATTAATGCAAAACCGGTGTCAGGTGTTATTCACGGACACGAAACAATGAATTCTACAATTTCCTCAAATGGAGAGCAGAGTGTTGTGCAGGATTTCATAGATTTTTCAGAAAAAGAACAATCGCTGACTAGAAAACCAAGGACCGATGACAGAGAGAGAAAGCAGTCTTCAGTGGATACAACAAAAACAA ATACTGTCGAAGTAACGTCCTCAATGAACTATTCTAACGGGACAGTATCTGAGTACAAGAGTGTTAACTCGGTAACTACAACTTCTACTGAAACAATTGTTAGTTCTAGAGAAACTACAAAAGGCACCGTTCTGAATCATTATCAAGAGAAACCGAAATTTCCTGTTCCTACAAGTGTAACTGTCGGGTCTCTAGTAATTGAGGATACACCAAAAGATGTTAACAAGATGCCTGAAACTGTTAAGAATATTGATTCCTCTTTGTGGCAAAGCGGAGCACAACCACCGGTTCAGTCATTTGACAGCACAAGTTCTGCAATAGATGCGTTATTTCCATTGAAAACGGATATTTCACTGCTTAATAAAGTTCGGCAGGATATCGATAATTTTAGAAAAGAAAATCAAG GTGATGTGATTGTCGACGTTGATGGTGGAGAAGCAAATGAGATCACAACATTGCAGACAGAAGATAATGTTCCAGTGGATGGTGCTATTGCGACAGAACCTCAAACTCAAGTAGGTATCCGTGAACAACGTAGAGATGAAATTGTTGAACCGAAAAAGTGGGAAATAGTTAAAAGCATTGTGTATGGCGGTTTAGTTGAGTCAATCACAAGCCTCGGAATTGTGTCATCCGCAGTTAGTTCTGGTGTTACCCCAT TGAATATTATTGCACTGGGATTCGCAAATTTGATCGGTGGACTTTTCATCCTTGCACATAAT CTTAAAGACCTGAAAGACAGTCATGCTAGAGGGGAACAAGTGCAGTCAAATGCGCGAGATCGGTATCAAGAGCTACTAGGACAACGATCAAACTTTGTGTTCCACGCCGTTATAGCCGTGTTCTCGTTCCTGATATTTGGTTCTGTCCCCCTCATTATCTACGGCGTCTTGATTAATAAGAGTTACTACGACGAAGTTAAGCTTGCGATAGTGGCAGCAAGTTCTGTTGCATGCATCATTCTGCTTACTATTGGGAAAGTTTACACTCAAAGACCACCTAAGTCATATTTCAAAACTGTGTTATACTATGTCTCAATGGCACTTGCAGCCTCAGGGTTATCTTTCATAGCAGGAAAACTAATCAAGGATGTGATAGATAAGTTCAGCAAATCAGAGTCAGGTTTTGCAATTGCCATGCCTATATCAGACACAAAAACAGCATGGATGTCTTACTGA
- the LOC127118591 gene encoding uncharacterized protein LOC127118591 isoform X1, with translation MSNQHQTIMILHDDNEENQDQVDDFPLKRNTVKDVVVASSSSSSSSSCSSVTVSNGGGAHSNGGSTAVKDIDGSSLQKEEEVEEKGNVGDYNNDFDDDDEEEDCVAVAEFVGEEPTNGEAITDDTFSADNIVQNSNSVYFDKEQGVWKCHHCTWSTDRFDSRKGYYYPHLLLNVKILIQHGPCFVWETKGDEVSGLNRDENGDTKNHEESKFYVQVENSAIQSSLRSELNKFPNGSELSALCNSSDEQATPAVNFHEETEKESNSKNEIDQQEKEFDVELVIAKQETHDLFCPNCKSCITKRVILKKRKRNIHVLDNKGKRDRLESIVENNVVSSSTAREVDQGVTSEITNLDPPPAASAAADRDHDDDDHPEKEVEGFRCLSCFSIFIPSGKGFNLFRNFGGSGKHETLQNPASSLQNSSNIQVSNPNWFISLFTYKRKTSTEQAGDTSHEPSRTGPAEQNQSTVTSTILSSSEISHPEGPLAVAAPINAKPVSGVIHGHETMNSTISSNGEQSVVQDFIDFSEKEQSLTRKPRTDDRERKQSSVDTTKTNTVEVTSSMNYSNGTVSEYKSVNSVTTTSTETIVSSRETTKGTVLNHYQEKPKFPVPTSVTVGSLVIEDTPKDVNKMPETVKNIDSSLWQSGAQPPVQSFDSTSSAIDALFPLKTDISLLNKVRQDIDNFRKENQGDVIVDVDGGEANEITTLQTEDNVPVDGAIATEPQTQVGIREQRRDEIVEPKKWEIVKSIVYGGLVESITSLGIVSSAVSSGVTPLNIIALGFANLIGGLFILAHNLKDLKDSHARGEQVQSNARDRYQELLGQRSNFVFHAVIAVFSFLIFGSVPLIIYGVLINKSYYDEVKLAIVAASSVACIILLTIGKVYTQRPPKSYFKTVLYYVSMALAASGLSFIAGKLIKDVIDKFSKSESGFAIAMPISDTKTAWMSY, from the exons ATGTCAAACCAACATCAAACCATCATGATTTTGCATGATGACAATGAAGAAAACCAAGATCAAGTAGATGATTTTCCTTTGAAAAGAAACACTGTGAAAGATGTGGTTGTAGCAtcctcttcctcttcttcttcgtcttcCTGTTCTTCTGTTACTGTTAGCAATGGTGGTGGTGCTCATAGCAATGGAGGTTCTACAGCTGTGAAAGACATAGATGGATCTTCTTTGCAGAAAGAGGAAGAAGTTGAAGAGAAAGGAAATGTTGGTGATTATAACAAcgattttgatgatgatgatgaagaagaagattgtGTAGCTGTGGCTGAGTTTGTTGGAGAAGAACCAACAAATGGAGAAGCCATAACTGATGATACTTTTAGTGCTGATAATATAGTGCAGAATAGTAACAGTGTTTACTTTGACAAAGAGCAAG GAGTGTGGAAATGTCACCATTGCACATGGTCGACGGACCGATTCGACAGTCGTAAGGGATACTACTACCCTCACCTGCTGCTGAATGTCAAAATTTTGATTCAACATGGACCTTGTTTTGTTTGGGAAACTAAAG GTGATGAAGTGAGTGGACTTAATAGAGATGAAAATGGCGATACTAAAAATCACGAGGAGAGTAAGTTTTATGTACAAGTGGAAAATTCAGCCATTCAAAGTAGTTTACGCAGCGAACTCAACAAATTTCCTAATGGTTCAGAATTATCCGCTTTATGTAACTCATCTGACGAACAAGCTACACCTGCTGTGAATTTTCATGAAGAAACCGAAAAGGAAAGTAACTCGAAAAATGAGATTGATCAGCAAGAGAAAGAGTTTGATGTTGAGCTAGTAATTGCAAAACAAGAGACACATGATTTGTTTTGTCCTAATTGCAAATCTTGCATTACCAAAAGGGTTATCCtcaagaaaagaaaaaggaaCATTCATGTATTAGACAACAAAGGAAAACGCGATAGGTTAGAATCGATAGTTGAAAATAACGTGGTTAGTAGTAGTACTGCACGTGAAGTTGACCAAGGCGTAACATCTGAAATTACAAACCTGGATCCACCTCCTGCTGCTTCTGCTGCTGCTGATCGTGATCACGACGATGACGATCATCCCGAGAAAGAAGTAGAAGGATTCAGATGTTTGTCGTGCTTCAGCATCTTCATTCCTAGTG GAAAAGGTTTCAATCTGTTCCGTAATTTTGGTGGTTCCGGCAAGCATGAAACTTTGCAAAATCCTGCAAGCAGTTTGCAAAATTCTTCTAATATACAAGTCTCCAATCCAAATTGGTTCATCTCGTTATTTACTTATAAGAGGAAAACATCTACCGAACAAG CAGGTGACACTTCGCACGAGCCTTCTAGAACTGGTCCTGCGGAGCAGAATCAGTCAACAGTAACTTCGACTATACTATCCTCCTCTGAAATTAGTCATCCAGAAGGTCCACTTGCTGTTGCAGCTCCGATTAATGCAAAACCGGTGTCAGGTGTTATTCACGGACACGAAACAATGAATTCTACAATTTCCTCAAATGGAGAGCAGAGTGTTGTGCAGGATTTCATAGATTTTTCAGAAAAAGAACAATCGCTGACTAGAAAACCAAGGACCGATGACAGAGAGAGAAAGCAGTCTTCAGTGGATACAACAAAAACAA ATACTGTCGAAGTAACGTCCTCAATGAACTATTCTAACGGGACAGTATCTGAGTACAAGAGTGTTAACTCGGTAACTACAACTTCTACTGAAACAATTGTTAGTTCTAGAGAAACTACAAAAGGCACCGTTCTGAATCATTATCAAGAGAAACCGAAATTTCCTGTTCCTACAAGTGTAACTGTCGGGTCTCTAGTAATTGAGGATACACCAAAAGATGTTAACAAGATGCCTGAAACTGTTAAGAATATTGATTCCTCTTTGTGGCAAAGCGGAGCACAACCACCGGTTCAGTCATTTGACAGCACAAGTTCTGCAATAGATGCGTTATTTCCATTGAAAACGGATATTTCACTGCTTAATAAAGTTCGGCAGGATATCGATAATTTTAGAAAAGAAAATCAAG GTGATGTGATTGTCGACGTTGATGGTGGAGAAGCAAATGAGATCACAACATTGCAGACAGAAGATAATGTTCCAGTGGATGGTGCTATTGCGACAGAACCTCAAACTCAAGTAGGTATCCGTGAACAACGTAGAGATGAAATTGTTGAACCGAAAAAGTGGGAAATAGTTAAAAGCATTGTGTATGGCGGTTTAGTTGAGTCAATCACAAGCCTCGGAATTGTGTCATCCGCAGTTAGTTCTGGTGTTACCCCAT TGAATATTATTGCACTGGGATTCGCAAATTTGATCGGTGGACTTTTCATCCTTGCACATAAT CTTAAAGACCTGAAAGACAGTCATGCTAGAGGGGAACAAGTGCAGTCAAATGCGCGAGATCGGTATCAAGAGCTACTAGGACAACGATCAAACTTTGTGTTCCACGCCGTTATAGCCGTGTTCTCGTTCCTGATATTTGGTTCTGTCCCCCTCATTATCTACGGCGTCTTGATTAATAAGAGTTACTACGACGAAGTTAAGCTTGCGATAGTGGCAGCAAGTTCTGTTGCATGCATCATTCTGCTTACTATTGGGAAAGTTTACACTCAAAGACCACCTAAGTCATATTTCAAAACTGTGTTATACTATGTCTCAATGGCACTTGCAGCCTCAGGGTTATCTTTCATAGCAGGAAAACTAATCAAGGATGTGATAGATAAGTTCAGCAAATCAGAGTCAGGTTTTGCAATTGCCATGCCTATATCAGACACAAAAACAGCATGGATGTCTTACTGA
- the LOC127118591 gene encoding membrane protein of ER body-like protein isoform X3 — protein sequence MSNQHQTIMILHDDNEENQDQVDDFPLKRNTVKDVVVASSSSSSSSSCSSVTVSNGGGAHSNGGSTAVKDIDGSSLQKEEEVEEKGNVGDYNNDFDDDDEEEDCVAVAEFVGEEPTNGEAITDDTFSADNIVQNSNSVYFDKEQGDEVSGLNRDENGDTKNHEESKFYVQVENSAIQSSLRSELNKFPNGSELSALCNSSDEQATPAVNFHEETEKESNSKNEIDQQEKEFDVELVIAKQETHDLFCPNCKSCITKRVILKKRKRNIHVLDNKGKRDRLESIVENNVVSSSTAREVDQGVTSEITNLDPPPAASAAADRDHDDDDHPEKEVEGFRCLSCFSIFIPSGKGFNLFRNFGGSGKHETLQNPASSLQNSSNIQVSNPNWFISLFTYKRKTSTEQAGDTSHEPSRTGPAEQNQSTVTSTILSSSEISHPEGPLAVAAPINAKPVSGVIHGHETMNSTISSNGEQSVVQDFIDFSEKEQSLTRKPRTDDRERKQSSVDTTKTNTVEVTSSMNYSNGTVSEYKSVNSVTTTSTETIVSSRETTKGTVLNHYQEKPKFPVPTSVTVGSLVIEDTPKDVNKMPETVKNIDSSLWQSGAQPPVQSFDSTSSAIDALFPLKTDISLLNKVRQDIDNFRKENQGDVIVDVDGGEANEITTLQTEDNVPVDGAIATEPQTQVGIREQRRDEIVEPKKWEIVKSIVYGGLVESITSLGIVSSAVSSGVTPLNIIALGFANLIGGLFILAHNLKDLKDSHARGEQVQSNARDRYQELLGQRSNFVFHAVIAVFSFLIFGSVPLIIYGVLINKSYYDEVKLAIVAASSVACIILLTIGKVYTQRPPKSYFKTVLYYVSMALAASGLSFIAGKLIKDVIDKFSKSESGFAIAMPISDTKTAWMSY from the exons ATGTCAAACCAACATCAAACCATCATGATTTTGCATGATGACAATGAAGAAAACCAAGATCAAGTAGATGATTTTCCTTTGAAAAGAAACACTGTGAAAGATGTGGTTGTAGCAtcctcttcctcttcttcttcgtcttcCTGTTCTTCTGTTACTGTTAGCAATGGTGGTGGTGCTCATAGCAATGGAGGTTCTACAGCTGTGAAAGACATAGATGGATCTTCTTTGCAGAAAGAGGAAGAAGTTGAAGAGAAAGGAAATGTTGGTGATTATAACAAcgattttgatgatgatgatgaagaagaagattgtGTAGCTGTGGCTGAGTTTGTTGGAGAAGAACCAACAAATGGAGAAGCCATAACTGATGATACTTTTAGTGCTGATAATATAGTGCAGAATAGTAACAGTGTTTACTTTGACAAAGAGCAAG GTGATGAAGTGAGTGGACTTAATAGAGATGAAAATGGCGATACTAAAAATCACGAGGAGAGTAAGTTTTATGTACAAGTGGAAAATTCAGCCATTCAAAGTAGTTTACGCAGCGAACTCAACAAATTTCCTAATGGTTCAGAATTATCCGCTTTATGTAACTCATCTGACGAACAAGCTACACCTGCTGTGAATTTTCATGAAGAAACCGAAAAGGAAAGTAACTCGAAAAATGAGATTGATCAGCAAGAGAAAGAGTTTGATGTTGAGCTAGTAATTGCAAAACAAGAGACACATGATTTGTTTTGTCCTAATTGCAAATCTTGCATTACCAAAAGGGTTATCCtcaagaaaagaaaaaggaaCATTCATGTATTAGACAACAAAGGAAAACGCGATAGGTTAGAATCGATAGTTGAAAATAACGTGGTTAGTAGTAGTACTGCACGTGAAGTTGACCAAGGCGTAACATCTGAAATTACAAACCTGGATCCACCTCCTGCTGCTTCTGCTGCTGCTGATCGTGATCACGACGATGACGATCATCCCGAGAAAGAAGTAGAAGGATTCAGATGTTTGTCGTGCTTCAGCATCTTCATTCCTAGTG GAAAAGGTTTCAATCTGTTCCGTAATTTTGGTGGTTCCGGCAAGCATGAAACTTTGCAAAATCCTGCAAGCAGTTTGCAAAATTCTTCTAATATACAAGTCTCCAATCCAAATTGGTTCATCTCGTTATTTACTTATAAGAGGAAAACATCTACCGAACAAG CAGGTGACACTTCGCACGAGCCTTCTAGAACTGGTCCTGCGGAGCAGAATCAGTCAACAGTAACTTCGACTATACTATCCTCCTCTGAAATTAGTCATCCAGAAGGTCCACTTGCTGTTGCAGCTCCGATTAATGCAAAACCGGTGTCAGGTGTTATTCACGGACACGAAACAATGAATTCTACAATTTCCTCAAATGGAGAGCAGAGTGTTGTGCAGGATTTCATAGATTTTTCAGAAAAAGAACAATCGCTGACTAGAAAACCAAGGACCGATGACAGAGAGAGAAAGCAGTCTTCAGTGGATACAACAAAAACAA ATACTGTCGAAGTAACGTCCTCAATGAACTATTCTAACGGGACAGTATCTGAGTACAAGAGTGTTAACTCGGTAACTACAACTTCTACTGAAACAATTGTTAGTTCTAGAGAAACTACAAAAGGCACCGTTCTGAATCATTATCAAGAGAAACCGAAATTTCCTGTTCCTACAAGTGTAACTGTCGGGTCTCTAGTAATTGAGGATACACCAAAAGATGTTAACAAGATGCCTGAAACTGTTAAGAATATTGATTCCTCTTTGTGGCAAAGCGGAGCACAACCACCGGTTCAGTCATTTGACAGCACAAGTTCTGCAATAGATGCGTTATTTCCATTGAAAACGGATATTTCACTGCTTAATAAAGTTCGGCAGGATATCGATAATTTTAGAAAAGAAAATCAAG GTGATGTGATTGTCGACGTTGATGGTGGAGAAGCAAATGAGATCACAACATTGCAGACAGAAGATAATGTTCCAGTGGATGGTGCTATTGCGACAGAACCTCAAACTCAAGTAGGTATCCGTGAACAACGTAGAGATGAAATTGTTGAACCGAAAAAGTGGGAAATAGTTAAAAGCATTGTGTATGGCGGTTTAGTTGAGTCAATCACAAGCCTCGGAATTGTGTCATCCGCAGTTAGTTCTGGTGTTACCCCAT TGAATATTATTGCACTGGGATTCGCAAATTTGATCGGTGGACTTTTCATCCTTGCACATAAT CTTAAAGACCTGAAAGACAGTCATGCTAGAGGGGAACAAGTGCAGTCAAATGCGCGAGATCGGTATCAAGAGCTACTAGGACAACGATCAAACTTTGTGTTCCACGCCGTTATAGCCGTGTTCTCGTTCCTGATATTTGGTTCTGTCCCCCTCATTATCTACGGCGTCTTGATTAATAAGAGTTACTACGACGAAGTTAAGCTTGCGATAGTGGCAGCAAGTTCTGTTGCATGCATCATTCTGCTTACTATTGGGAAAGTTTACACTCAAAGACCACCTAAGTCATATTTCAAAACTGTGTTATACTATGTCTCAATGGCACTTGCAGCCTCAGGGTTATCTTTCATAGCAGGAAAACTAATCAAGGATGTGATAGATAAGTTCAGCAAATCAGAGTCAGGTTTTGCAATTGCCATGCCTATATCAGACACAAAAACAGCATGGATGTCTTACTGA
- the LOC127122338 gene encoding uncharacterized protein LOC127122338, whose amino-acid sequence MKITHIRQKSHHDARRRDLKFKKGDHVFLRVNHVTCVGCALKSKKLTPKFIGPYQISQRIGVVAYRVALPSDLSNLHDVFHVSQLWKYIRDPSHVIRMDDVQVMDKLTTEALTVRIEDQKLKKLRGKVITLMKFVYGGVVVRVGEPNMGNIPRIVLVE is encoded by the coding sequence ATGAAAATAACACATATTAGGCAGAAGAGTCATCATGATGCGAGAAgaagagatttgaaatttaagaaagGTGATCATGTGTTCCTTAGAGTTAATCATGTGACGTGCGTTGGATGTGCGCTGAAATCGAAGAAGTTGACTCCTAAATTTATTGGTCCATATCAAATTTCTCAGAGAATTGGGGTTGTTGCTTATAGAGTGGCCTTACCATCCGATCTTTCGAATTTACATGACGTATTCCATGTATCACAACTTTGGAAATATATTCGTGATCCATCTCATGTGATTAGgatggatgatgtgcaagtgaTGGACAAACTTACGACAGAAGCATTGACCGTGAGAATTGAGGATCAGAAATTGAAGAAGCTGAGAGGCAAAGTGATTACTCTAATGAAATTTGTTTATGGAGGAGTAGTTGTGAGAGTTGGAGAGCCGAATATGGGAAACATACCCCGAATTGTTCTCGTCGAGTAA
- the LOC127122339 gene encoding uncharacterized protein LOC127122339, whose amino-acid sequence MLTEEVDDWWGNTRQRLEVAGNDITWVVLKGEFLERYFPKDVHGKKEFEFLELKQGNSTIVEYAAKFEELVKLYPHYNDAYAEVSKCINKARPANYKSLSEKRGKSLNSGKLYSVPADKGKQKISYGRRPSVGGASAPIKCYKCGGAGHRAKECKSDENKCFKCGKSGHLITDCKTNVPTCYNCGEPGHISTTCQKSKKVDTGGNVFTLTRSQPNSYDRLLTRSQPNSYDRLIRGTCYNHNSPFIAIIHTGATHSFSSANCARKLGLVFSTMNSALVIDIPTNGSMTTS is encoded by the exons ATGTTGACTGAGGAAGTTGATGATTGGTGGGGTAACACTCGTCAGAGATTGGAAGTCGCAGGTAATGACATTACATGGGTTGTACTCAAAGGAGAATTTTTGGAGCGGTATTTTCCAAAAGATGTACATGGTAAGAAAGAGTTTGAGTTTCTGGAACTGAAACAAGGGAACTCAACTATTGTTGAATATGCTGCTAAGTTCGAGGAACTTGTGAAATTATACCCACACTATAATGATGCATATGCAGAGGTTTCTAAATGTATCAA TAAGGCTCGGCCTGCTAATTATAAAAGTTTGAGTGAGAAAAGGGGAAAGTCATTGAATAGTGGAAAGTTGTATAGTGTTCCAGCTGACAAAGGGAAACAAAAAATTTCATATGGTAGAAGGCCAAGTGTGGGAGGGGCTTCTGCTCCTATCAAGTGCTACAAGTGTGGTGGTGCAGGACATCGCGCCAAAGAATGTAAAAGTGATGAAAATAAATGTTTCAAATGTGGGAAGTCAGGACATCTGATCACTGATTGCAAAACTAATGTGCCTACTTGTTACAATTGTGGGGAACCTGGTCACATCAGTACCACTTGTCAGAAATCAAAGAAAGTCGATACTGGAGGGAATGTGTTTACGTTGACTAGATCTCAACCTAACAGTTATGACAGATTGTTGACTAGATCTCAACCTAACAGTTATGACAGATTGATTAGAGGTACATGTTATAATCATAACAGTCCTTTTATTGCTATTATTCATACGGGTGCAACACACTCCTTTAGTTCTGCTAATTGTGCACGAAAATTGGGTCTTGTTTTTTCTACTATGAATAGTGCACTAGTTATCGACATTCCAACTAACGGGTCGATGACTACTTCTTAG